From Caminibacter mediatlanticus TB-2, the proteins below share one genomic window:
- a CDS encoding molybdopterin oxidoreductase family protein, translating to MISVCTYCGVGCEIDVEVENNMIKKIKPLKNGISSGGELCIKGKYGYDFLDYRLKNHLVSYEFIKKNANDMPFSLQVRLANLIEYDERFYSAPFSLAVDLTAWKLKEIINKNSSNSIACIGGARTNIESAWFFQHFARKILKTPHIDNCARVCHSPSLSGLKMSIGEGASSVDFDSIFDAETIFVIGSNTTEAHPMVASRIIKAKRKGAKLIVVDVREIPLMKFADISVILPFESNLLFLNAIAKELIQKDLINKEFIKNRCVKFDKYKELILKDRYSKEFFKKLKGFEKISAQIEEIAKLITKKTIFTWGLGITEHIDGTESVNAISNLAMLTGNFKKGAGVLPLRGQNNVQGACDVGCLPYYLPDYIRPKEDEIGLMTPDIIDAILDNKIKAIINMGEDILHIHPNQNKIHKAFEKLEFLAVLEVMENEITKKADIVFGVKSGYEKEGVFVNAERRLHLTKPLIKSNLPDDWEVLQAIAKKFNENVNFNLSKEVFEECTKEVKRFAGATYERLEKKPLQWPIKEDGTDSPILHLEKFSTPDGKGHFHYYKYHLRGEVKDLIEGKKNWYLNSGRALPQYNNAAQTKKSEKLNTKYSDDVLLVNEIHKKEISSKVKLKSKYGESEILNVKFTNKVRPYTLFTTFHFAKNKINFLFGDEADHKVKTARFKSVKVEVINVN from the coding sequence ATGATATCTGTTTGTACTTATTGTGGGGTAGGGTGTGAGATTGATGTTGAGGTAGAAAATAATATGATAAAAAAGATTAAACCTCTAAAAAATGGAATTTCAAGTGGTGGGGAGTTATGTATTAAGGGTAAGTATGGATATGATTTTTTAGATTATAGACTAAAAAATCATTTAGTAAGTTATGAATTTATAAAAAAGAATGCTAATGATATGCCTTTTTCACTGCAAGTTAGACTTGCTAATTTAATAGAGTATGATGAGAGATTTTACTCAGCCCCATTTAGTTTAGCAGTAGATTTAACAGCGTGGAAATTAAAAGAGATAATTAATAAAAATTCTTCAAATTCAATTGCTTGTATTGGAGGAGCAAGGACGAATATAGAGAGTGCTTGGTTTTTTCAACATTTTGCAAGAAAAATTCTAAAAACTCCACATATTGATAATTGTGCAAGAGTTTGTCACTCTCCAAGTCTTAGTGGTCTTAAAATGAGTATAGGAGAGGGAGCAAGTAGTGTTGATTTTGATTCTATTTTTGATGCTGAGACTATTTTTGTAATAGGCTCTAACACCACAGAAGCCCATCCTATGGTTGCAAGTAGAATTATTAAAGCTAAAAGAAAAGGTGCTAAATTAATCGTTGTTGATGTTAGAGAAATTCCTTTAATGAAATTTGCAGATATTAGTGTTATTTTACCTTTTGAGAGTAACTTACTTTTTTTAAATGCTATTGCAAAAGAGTTAATTCAAAAAGATTTAATTAATAAAGAGTTTATTAAAAATAGATGTGTTAAATTTGATAAATATAAAGAGTTGATTTTAAAAGATAGATATTCAAAAGAGTTTTTTAAAAAGTTAAAAGGTTTTGAAAAAATATCAGCTCAGATAGAAGAGATTGCAAAACTCATAACTAAAAAAACAATTTTTACTTGGGGACTTGGAATAACTGAGCATATTGATGGGACTGAGAGTGTAAATGCAATAAGTAATCTTGCAATGCTTACAGGAAATTTTAAAAAAGGAGCAGGAGTTTTACCTCTTAGAGGTCAAAATAATGTCCAAGGGGCTTGTGATGTTGGATGTTTACCATATTATCTGCCAGATTATATAAGGCCAAAAGAGGATGAGATAGGGCTTATGACTCCTGATATTATTGATGCTATTTTAGATAATAAAATAAAAGCAATAATAAATATGGGAGAAGATATCTTGCATATTCATCCAAATCAAAATAAAATACATAAAGCCTTTGAAAAGTTAGAATTTTTAGCAGTATTAGAAGTTATGGAAAATGAGATAACTAAAAAAGCTGATATAGTGTTTGGTGTAAAAAGTGGATATGAAAAGGAAGGTGTTTTTGTAAATGCTGAGAGAAGACTTCATTTAACAAAACCATTAATTAAAAGTAATTTGCCAGATGACTGGGAAGTATTACAAGCAATTGCTAAAAAGTTTAATGAAAATGTTAATTTTAATTTAAGCAAGGAAGTTTTTGAAGAGTGTACAAAAGAAGTAAAAAGATTTGCTGGGGCTACATATGAAAGATTAGAAAAAAAACCTCTTCAATGGCCAATTAAAGAGGATGGAACTGACTCTCCTATTTTACATTTAGAAAAATTTTCAACTCCTGATGGAAAAGGACATTTTCATTATTATAAATACCATTTAAGAGGGGAAGTAAAAGATTTAATTGAAGGAAAGAAAAATTGGTATTTAAATTCAGGAAGAGCACTTCCACAATATAATAATGCAGCCCAAACTAAAAAAAGTGAAAAATTAAATACTAAATATAGTGATGATGTTTTATTAGTTAATGAAATTCATAAAAAAGAAATTTCGAGTAAAGTTAAATTAAAATCAAAATATGGAGAGAGTGAAATTTTAAATGTTAAATTTACTAACAAAGTTAGACCATACACTCTTTTTACAACATTTCATTTTGCAAAAAATAAAATCAACTTTTTATTTGGAGATGAAGCAGACCATAAAGTAAAAACAGCAAGATTTAAATCAGTTAAAGTTGAGGTAATTAATGTAAATTAG
- a CDS encoding YfdX family protein: MAENKRMEEKKEVTQKVENAQNNYVDERVKKITQEAVEAINLVTSVIEALDNKDKNKAIETIEKALGKLEVLVARDPNLQVVPVDVKEQVIDFPGTVDDVEAAKTEIVALIKAGEVQLARDIMLNLASELDIYVTALPIGTYPVVLKAIIPLIEQEKFEEAKKLIIEALETLVIEKIVIPLPILRAEQAIIRANELANKENPNKDELKELLAYAKEQLQLAEALGYGKVEIDYKDLYEEIEKLEKILASDESTEDIFKTLKEKLSSIMVKFNKPKAPTNMPKAEDKKEESK, translated from the coding sequence ATGGCAGAAAACAAAAGAATGGAAGAAAAAAAAGAGGTAACACAAAAAGTTGAAAATGCTCAAAATAACTATGTAGATGAGAGAGTAAAAAAAATTACCCAAGAAGCAGTTGAAGCAATAAATCTTGTAACATCAGTTATTGAAGCATTAGATAATAAAGATAAAAATAAAGCAATTGAAACTATTGAAAAAGCGCTTGGAAAACTTGAAGTTTTAGTTGCAAGAGACCCAAATTTACAAGTAGTACCTGTGGATGTAAAAGAGCAAGTAATAGATTTTCCAGGAACAGTTGATGATGTTGAAGCTGCAAAAACTGAAATAGTAGCTTTAATAAAAGCTGGTGAAGTGCAACTTGCAAGAGATATTATGCTAAATTTAGCAAGTGAGCTTGATATTTATGTAACAGCACTTCCTATTGGAACATATCCAGTTGTATTAAAAGCAATTATTCCATTAATTGAACAAGAAAAATTTGAAGAAGCTAAAAAACTAATAATTGAAGCACTTGAAACATTAGTAATTGAAAAAATTGTAATTCCATTGCCAATACTTAGAGCAGAACAAGCAATTATTAGAGCAAATGAACTTGCTAATAAAGAAAATCCAAATAAAGATGAATTAAAAGAGCTTTTAGCTTATGCAAAAGAGCAACTTCAACTTGCAGAAGCACTTGGATATGGAAAAGTAGAAATAGATTACAAAGACTTATATGAAGAAATTGAAAAACTTGAAAAAATATTAGCAAGTGATGAATCAACAGAAGATATCTTTAAAACTCTTAAAGAAAAATTATCTTCAATTATGGTTAAATTTAATAAACCAAAAGCTCCAACAAATATGCCAAAAGCAGAAGATAAAAAAGAGGAGTCTAAATAG
- a CDS encoding FtsW/RodA/SpoVE family cell cycle protein, whose amino-acid sequence MRSIQNNLAIKKFDFFLILLLIPFILISLFLVNEISHRLFIKELIYISIGFIVFIFVYFIPIRKLLWIIPFIYWLNIILLIMVDLFGIKILGAQRWLKIPIINLTIQPAEFMKTTLLLMLGYLIYKYPPRPVYNLKEFLRLSIYIIIPFLLIAKEPDLGTALITLIIGFGVLFIIGVDKKIWITLSIFAIIFTPIAYKFLLKDYQKKRIEHFLNKPSYHVKQSLIAIGSGGLTGKSKKNATQTQLKFLPIASSDFIFAYLVERFGFIGASFIIILYFILIVYLLKKAEKLGNDYFAKVMYIGVALMIFIYAFINIAMTMNLAPVVGVPLPLLSHGGTSFINFMILFAILENLISRKDFLHSHGVK is encoded by the coding sequence TTGAGGAGTATACAAAACAACCTTGCAATTAAAAAATTCGATTTTTTTCTTATTCTCCTTTTAATTCCTTTTATTTTAATTAGTTTATTTCTTGTAAATGAAATTTCGCATAGACTATTTATAAAAGAGTTAATCTATATTTCTATTGGATTTATAGTTTTTATTTTTGTTTATTTTATTCCAATAAGAAAACTTCTTTGGATAATTCCTTTTATCTATTGGTTAAATATAATCTTACTTATAATGGTTGATTTATTTGGAATAAAAATCCTTGGAGCTCAAAGATGGCTCAAAATTCCAATAATAAATTTAACCATTCAACCTGCTGAATTTATGAAGACAACTCTTCTTTTAATGCTTGGATATTTAATTTACAAATATCCACCAAGACCTGTATATAATTTAAAAGAGTTTTTAAGACTATCTATTTACATTATAATTCCTTTTTTACTTATAGCCAAAGAACCAGACTTAGGGACTGCATTAATTACTTTAATTATTGGATTTGGAGTATTGTTTATAATTGGAGTTGATAAAAAAATATGGATTACTTTATCAATCTTTGCAATTATCTTTACTCCAATAGCATATAAATTTTTATTAAAAGATTATCAAAAAAAAAGAATTGAACATTTTTTAAATAAACCAAGCTATCATGTAAAACAATCCTTAATTGCAATTGGTAGTGGAGGACTTACTGGAAAAAGTAAAAAAAATGCAACTCAAACTCAATTAAAATTTTTGCCAATTGCAAGTAGTGATTTTATTTTTGCATATTTAGTAGAAAGATTTGGATTTATAGGAGCTTCATTTATAATTATCCTTTATTTTATTTTAATAGTGTATTTATTAAAAAAAGCTGAAAAATTGGGAAATGATTACTTTGCAAAAGTTATGTATATAGGTGTTGCATTAATGATTTTTATATATGCTTTTATTAATATAGCAATGACAATGAATTTAGCACCAGTTGTAGGAGTACCTTTACCTCTTTTAAGTCATGGAGGCACAAGTTTTATTAATTTTATGATTTTATTTGCAATTTTAGAAAATTTAATTTCAAGAAAAGATTTTTTACATTCTCATGGAGTAAAATAA
- a CDS encoding methyl-accepting chemotaxis protein, translating into MNYKIFNTIASILFLVVSGYGVYKGDYIIGGLGIIGIIITLLPLSKKEKENSNDELLQKIQYVIKKAANGDFNERITNIPHSSPYYNFAWDVNDLLDQLEAFERDIKESIHAAESGIDYRDIALQGYKGRFRATAEMINEAVKAISTAIKEQNRSELFITLNNLGGGVKQQISDIKQSFNTKLKAFMERIDELSQDIYNGADDSATKIENLSNVLNELIEFIYHTNEAIHMLSQRAEEIGKIVELITDIADQTNLLALNAAIEAARAGEHGRGFAVVADEIRKLAERTQKATSEISITIKTLQQETSEIQANAETITNMANSSKEDIDLVSNLVIGFRDKAMENRRNVDFALTRMFLDLAKLSHLIYKLNAYEAVVEEEPIEKVPPTNCEFGKWLNNEITAKKVGCLPSYKIIKDKIHPQIHELTNNALTCTENKTCIKKKDDIIATFKKVEKASHQLSEEMEKLFEEYTKQPCN; encoded by the coding sequence ATGAACTATAAAATTTTTAATACAATTGCATCAATTTTATTTTTAGTAGTAAGTGGATATGGTGTTTATAAAGGAGATTATATCATTGGTGGTCTTGGGATTATCGGAATAATTATTACTCTATTACCTTTATCTAAAAAAGAAAAAGAAAATTCAAATGATGAATTATTACAAAAAATTCAATATGTAATAAAAAAAGCAGCAAATGGTGATTTTAACGAAAGAATAACAAATATTCCTCATAGTAGCCCATATTATAATTTTGCATGGGATGTAAATGATTTACTTGACCAACTTGAAGCATTTGAAAGAGATATTAAAGAATCAATTCACGCAGCTGAGAGTGGAATCGATTATAGAGATATTGCACTTCAAGGATATAAAGGAAGATTTAGAGCAACAGCTGAAATGATAAATGAAGCAGTAAAAGCTATCTCTACTGCTATAAAAGAGCAAAATAGAAGTGAACTGTTTATAACACTTAATAACCTTGGTGGTGGAGTTAAACAACAAATTAGTGATATTAAACAATCATTTAATACTAAACTAAAAGCATTTATGGAAAGAATCGATGAATTATCACAAGATATTTACAATGGGGCTGATGATTCAGCTACAAAAATAGAGAATTTATCAAATGTATTAAATGAATTAATTGAATTTATATATCATACAAACGAAGCAATTCATATGTTATCTCAAAGAGCAGAAGAGATTGGAAAAATTGTAGAATTAATTACAGATATTGCTGACCAAACAAATCTTCTTGCACTTAATGCTGCAATTGAAGCTGCAAGAGCTGGTGAACATGGAAGAGGATTTGCAGTTGTTGCTGATGAAATTAGAAAACTTGCTGAGAGAACTCAAAAAGCAACAAGTGAAATTTCAATCACAATTAAAACTCTTCAACAAGAAACAAGTGAAATTCAAGCAAATGCTGAAACAATTACTAATATGGCAAACTCTTCAAAAGAAGATATAGATTTAGTAAGCAATCTTGTTATAGGATTTAGAGATAAAGCTATGGAAAATAGAAGAAATGTTGATTTTGCTTTAACAAGAATGTTTTTAGATTTAGCTAAACTTTCTCATCTAATTTATAAACTCAATGCTTACGAAGCAGTAGTTGAAGAAGAACCTATCGAAAAAGTACCTCCTACTAATTGTGAATTTGGTAAATGGTTAAATAATGAAATAACAGCTAAAAAAGTTGGTTGTCTTCCATCATATAAAATTATTAAAGACAAAATTCATCCACAAATTCACGAATTAACAAATAATGCTCTAACTTGTACAGAAAATAAAACATGTATTAAGAAAAAAGATGATATAATTGCAACATTCAAAAAAGTAGAAAAAGCATCACACCAATTATCAGAAGAAATGGAGAAACTATTTGAGGAGTATACAAAACAACCTTGCAATTAA
- a CDS encoding PAS domain-containing protein, producing MKKPSVTPTNKEVLLKEEDFIVSKTDTKSRILYGNKIFIEISGYEENELLGKPHNILRHPDMPRCAFKILYDHIQNGKEWFGFVKNLRKDGGYYWVFANISPTFDVNNNIIGYYSVRRKPIESFRSIIEPLYSKLKSIEDSQGMDASLNAVNELLKSKQLTFNELMIKIQKGIINEL from the coding sequence ATGAAAAAACCATCGGTAACTCCAACAAACAAAGAGGTTTTACTTAAAGAAGAAGACTTTATTGTTTCAAAAACAGATACAAAAAGTAGAATTTTATATGGAAATAAAATTTTTATTGAAATAAGTGGATATGAGGAAAATGAACTTCTTGGAAAACCACATAATATCCTTAGACACCCTGATATGCCAAGATGTGCATTTAAAATTCTTTATGACCATATCCAAAATGGAAAAGAGTGGTTTGGGTTTGTTAAAAACTTACGAAAAGATGGAGGATATTACTGGGTTTTTGCCAATATTTCCCCTACTTTTGATGTAAATAATAATATTATTGGATACTATTCTGTAAGAAGAAAACCAATTGAATCTTTTAGAAGTATAATAGAGCCACTTTATTCAAAACTTAAATCAATAGAAGATTCACAAGGTATGGATGCCTCACTAAATGCTGTAAATGAACTTTTAAAATCAAAACAGTTAACTTTTAATGAATTAATGATAAAAATCCAAAAAGGAATTATCAATGAACTATAA
- the rsmG gene encoding 16S rRNA (guanine(527)-N(7))-methyltransferase RsmG: protein MNKFEIFTNELLKWNKTHKLTNYNEDEIKKQIEDSLYPLEKIKDSKTAIDIGTGAGFPGLILAIAMPNTKWYLVEPLKKRYSFLNYIKTILNLKNVEVIRDRVEKANLPKVDLITSRAVMKTNDILKIIKPFLKKDSTILLYKGSNVLDELQDIDASIISRGNRNYLFIKGEKWAK from the coding sequence ATGAATAAATTTGAAATATTTACAAACGAATTACTCAAATGGAATAAAACACATAAACTTACAAATTATAATGAAGATGAAATAAAAAAACAAATAGAAGATAGTCTATATCCACTTGAAAAAATAAAAGATTCTAAAACAGCAATTGATATTGGCACAGGTGCTGGATTTCCAGGATTAATCTTAGCAATTGCTATGCCAAATACCAAATGGTATTTAGTTGAACCCCTTAAAAAAAGATATAGCTTTTTAAATTACATTAAAACAATTCTTAATTTAAAAAATGTAGAAGTTATTAGAGATAGAGTTGAAAAAGCTAATTTACCAAAAGTAGATTTAATAACAAGTCGGGCTGTAATGAAAACAAATGATATTTTAAAAATAATAAAACCTTTTTTAAAAAAAGATAGTACAATACTTTTATATAAAGGTTCAAATGTTTTAGATGAATTACAAGATATTGATGCTTCTATTATAAGCAGAGGTAATAGAAATTATTTATTTATTAAAGGAGAAAAATGGGCAAAATAA
- the ribA gene encoding GTP cyclohydrolase II encodes MEKSKIANLPTKFGNFKIQSFKENDKEHLVIFTENLPEIPIVRIHSECLTGDALGSLKCDCGEQLQKAMEIINENGGMIIYLRQEGRGIGLFNKVNAYALQDKGFDTVEANHQLGFEADLRDFSIVEEILKEFNIKKIKLLTNNPKKEFSLKNIEVVKRIPIKPTPNPYNEKYLKTKKEKLGHKL; translated from the coding sequence ATGGAAAAATCTAAAATTGCTAATCTTCCTACAAAGTTTGGTAACTTTAAAATTCAATCTTTTAAAGAAAATGATAAAGAACATTTAGTTATATTTACTGAAAATTTACCTGAAATTCCAATTGTTAGAATCCATAGTGAATGTTTAACAGGAGATGCGTTAGGAAGTTTAAAATGTGATTGTGGCGAACAACTCCAAAAGGCTATGGAAATTATAAATGAAAATGGAGGAATGATAATTTATTTAAGACAAGAAGGAAGAGGAATTGGTCTTTTTAATAAAGTAAATGCTTATGCACTTCAAGATAAGGGGTTTGATACAGTTGAAGCAAACCATCAACTTGGATTTGAAGCAGATCTAAGAGATTTTAGTATAGTAGAAGAGATTTTAAAAGAATTTAATATAAAAAAAATAAAACTTCTAACTAACAATCCCAAAAAAGAATTTAGCCTAAAAAATATAGAGGTTGTAAAAAGAATTCCCATTAAACCAACTCCTAATCCTTATAATGAAAAATATCTTAAAACAAAAAAGGAAAAACTTGGTCACAAATTATAG
- the argF gene encoding ornithine carbamoyltransferase, which translates to MRHFLSLIDYTKEEIKEIIDLAFQIKKETKNRIFKPYLKNYQLAMIFEKSSTRTRVSFEVGINQLGGNGIFLSSRDIQLGRGEPIKDTARVISRMVDMIMIRTFGQERLEEFAKYSKVPVINGLTDKCHPVQLLADLMTMIEYKKFDFDNPQKTVVVYIGDGNNMANSWVILASKLGFNLRVATPKGYEIDEDIKQKALEFAKQSGAKIEFLYDVKEAIKNADVVTTDTWVSMGQEDEKEKRISDFKGFEVNSELMNLAKKDAIFLHCLPAYRGYEVSEEVFEKHSNEIFDEAENRLHAQKGLMVWLMRQLKN; encoded by the coding sequence TTGAGACACTTTTTAAGTTTAATAGATTATACCAAAGAAGAGATAAAAGAGATTATTGATTTAGCTTTTCAAATAAAAAAAGAGACAAAAAATAGGATTTTTAAGCCATATTTAAAAAATTATCAACTTGCTATGATATTTGAGAAAAGCTCAACTCGAACAAGAGTATCTTTTGAAGTTGGAATTAATCAGCTTGGAGGAAATGGAATTTTTTTAAGCTCTCGTGATATACAGCTTGGAAGGGGAGAGCCAATTAAAGATACTGCAAGAGTTATTAGTAGAATGGTTGATATGATTATGATTAGGACTTTTGGGCAAGAAAGACTTGAAGAATTTGCTAAATATTCAAAAGTGCCTGTAATTAATGGACTTACTGATAAATGTCATCCCGTCCAATTACTTGCAGATTTAATGACAATGATTGAATATAAAAAATTTGATTTTGATAATCCTCAAAAAACAGTAGTAGTTTATATTGGGGATGGAAATAATATGGCAAATTCTTGGGTTATTTTAGCAAGTAAGCTTGGATTTAATTTAAGAGTTGCAACTCCAAAAGGGTATGAAATAGATGAAGATATTAAACAAAAAGCATTAGAATTTGCTAAACAAAGTGGGGCTAAGATAGAATTTTTATATGATGTAAAAGAAGCAATAAAAAATGCTGATGTTGTGACTACTGATACTTGGGTTAGTATGGGGCAAGAAGATGAAAAAGAAAAAAGAATAAGTGATTTTAAAGGATTTGAAGTTAATAGTGAATTGATGAATTTAGCAAAAAAAGATGCGATTTTTCTTCATTGTCTTCCAGCATATAGAGGGTATGAAGTTAGTGAAGAAGTTTTTGAAAAACATTCAAATGAGATATTTGATGAGGCGGAAAATAGACTTCACGCTCAAAAAGGATTAATGGTATGGCTAATGAGACAGCTAAAAAATTAA
- a CDS encoding DUF2603 domain-containing protein, whose protein sequence is MANETAKKLNTNTVVECKEFEVLQGDLNEPIWVMITPDNNLKVVLSPEEYDKLIESLKNSLKENLELKLEKAILSEFPIDYDDVKAVVLEEMKKSDKSIKEIVEKVKLEHPNLFYNLDLDKIF, encoded by the coding sequence ATGGCTAATGAGACAGCTAAAAAATTAAATACAAATACAGTTGTAGAGTGTAAAGAGTTTGAAGTTTTACAAGGAGATTTAAATGAGCCAATTTGGGTTATGATTACTCCTGATAATAATTTAAAGGTAGTGTTATCTCCTGAGGAATATGATAAATTAATAGAGAGTTTAAAAAACAGTTTAAAAGAAAACTTAGAATTAAAGCTTGAAAAAGCAATTTTAAGTGAATTTCCAATAGATTATGATGATGTAAAAGCAGTTGTTTTAGAAGAGATGAAAAAATCAGATAAATCAATTAAAGAGATAGTTGAAAAAGTAAAGCTTGAACATCCTAATCTTTTTTACAATTTAGACCTCGATAAAATCTTTTAA